In a genomic window of Candidatus Acetothermia bacterium:
- the rsfS gene encoding ribosome silencing factor, with protein sequence MFGPEGELLRRAAELIEGKKGERLVVVDLREASIPTSFFLIADGENPVHVRAMAEELLAKMPIAPQHAEGMGEGRWVLLDYGGFVVHLFHKEARAFYDLEGLWSDRKVRPWPPLHPSAPGV encoded by the coding sequence ATGTTCGGTCCTGAGGGCGAGCTCCTGCGGCGGGCGGCCGAGCTCATCGAGGGGAAGAAGGGGGAACGCCTGGTGGTGGTGGACCTGCGCGAGGCTTCCATCCCCACGAGCTTCTTCCTCATCGCCGACGGGGAAAACCCAGTCCATGTCCGGGCCATGGCCGAGGAGCTTCTGGCGAAGATGCCCATCGCCCCCCAGCACGCCGAGGGAATGGGCGAGGGGCGGTGGGTGCTCCTCGACTACGGGGGCTTCGTGGTCCATCTCTTTCACAAGGAGGCGCGGGCGTTCTACGATCTGGAGGGATTGTGGTCGGACCGGAAGGTCCGCCCGTGGCCGCCCTTGCACCCGTCGGCGCCCGGGGTATAA